The following proteins are co-located in the Arctopsyche grandis isolate Sample6627 chromosome 3, ASM5162203v2, whole genome shotgun sequence genome:
- the LOC143909574 gene encoding uncharacterized protein LOC143909574 isoform X2: MRGRQEAGSRSSLSLSLSHSISSAASSWPLLLTLVFLWPLTFAPDSASAAQPPSQVLCVDPSCLGVISTATTTSKYIKQDNFLLSFNSNTKLRVIAKPLDDKEEYWAVEMNGAFGFVPKMFLRESGVLSRAKHLVNIDDFFKILSKNSYDSQRQSKRNLEEIENRDVDNEDEDTEDEDDEDAYMEDDHVVDPTKPPSKKHKRRDQPYKDVKDADNLYAEDDFVDNSTKPSTRKRKRTDPSYIDTDDVHAEGKIEDDPTKPPHKRHRRTDPPNKDEKEAVDGDDFKRRSHKKRERTDPPNYDENNAADGDDFKRPSHKKREKTDPPNYGEKDAVDGEKFEKTDPSYYDEKYQDSKMPREKKQYTEELQLSTTTVEPIISSALPESDPNSENISATQSVTVIDGTTIYDSMKSEEQIYKKAPYNQDNKNSKISQYDNTVNDSSKDVNNSITNKPESVEEKATAIESNITEDKKSLDVDEKQQNTLSSNLTPTPYMVQENSNVDNTSNNNLEPKEVTSQESDDDDDDEDDIDEEDENDEETVDSDYVFADQENTDIANMSTVSNKVKAAVDSNQENASSIVINKDIPEESPVSSTGVENTPEQLDKPSDITFSNKDTNIEQTTESGNNNSESIELTSTVAPSVESVNDEVQSNILPTENNVLNSDQDGNDTNTTITDANEFPSQDVIITKYEPIEVAQTEESKYYNENEKTDSLNSNETDVPEITPPSKEVGNDAPFYKIPLIHTIMSSPPPINTNVNPEIESTSQGYVSGVESPETTLTNDPAYESQFMFEPAPTTVATDTSDSTSDMDASLPVSTTEMNMFDYAENLSDDYQPSNLLDSDIANEKSFFSSPLILLNSMYESISNIFKSDGISNTVEKANTNIFNTEEINSNEYQQQYENAHHSNKYIPVLTETSHCSAEEKTLPSLSDVSTDFIFWLIISAISVLMFTLGYYYLENRKQDGKLLAMVNSLQKELLCSSKECIILKEELTTTKEKLIGIEDSSFGADEMVACLKKELVDSQQVISDLQEKIVSAEDELANSTEAALELQSILDEQLSVKDTSSSSLAFTITNLQSQLDDQQTTMNLTKAQLAAKMEENELLLLKIMDANNRSSSIEKQLINTQESLKQAVQENENKSQQLLELASNLERSLLQAEIQKNAEVKELQLLIKDLKDDLNTTKALLKASSHEVLSLQDSIKMLNMDEKNISAILDVSHIKAELVKVSSEKSSLIEKFEAENALVADLNTKIDSQNLKISEIREQLHEADQKTLQSTTRLEVLTNYFNQKEADLLKELSTKESLWMSQQGEAMSTVEKIQSLQKEIQQHKETSESIRREVVEQEAAWRAKVAALEQRSHEHWLARRAAERSAEASAREAQTLRQRLAVPSPDKRVVSPLTTGESLPDAAFLPSLGALGGMLPPPPLGFLPPPLGGPMMLPPPLPPLPPHRPPPLGRLSSPPPLQSMRQDRYSPDSRYSPDRGYSPQQRGRSPFSNSESRRRAYNNRRYDDRYYDSEEDRRSRRYETETDFSPVNTLPPSPIPNSRNHKDLS, encoded by the exons ATGAGGGGTCGCCAAGAAGCGGGGTCCCGCAGCAGCCTCAGCCTCAGCCTCAGCCACAGCATCTCGTCAGCGGCCTCGTCTTGGCCGCTTCTTCTAACCCTCGTGTTTCTGTGGCCGCTGACATTTGCTCCCGATTCGGCCTCAGCCGCGCAGCCACCTTCGCAGGTCCTCTGCGTCGATCCCAGCTGCTTAG GAGTGATTTCCACCGCAACAACCACGTCAAAATACATTAAACaagataattttttgctatCGTTTAATTCTAATACTAAATTAAGAGTAATTGCAAAGCCTTTAGATGATAAAGAAGAATATTGGGCTGTTGAAATGAATGGTGCTTTCGGATTTGTTCCGAAAATGTTTTTACGCGAAAGTGGTGTTCTCAGTCGTGCTAAGCATTTAGTTaatattgatgatttttttaagattttatcTAAAAACTCTTACGACAGTCAACGTCAGTCAAAGAGAAATCTTGAAGAAATTGAAAACAGGGACGTTGATAATGAAGATGAAGATACAGAAGATGAAGATGATGAAGATGCATATATGGAAGATGACCATGTAGTGGATCCCACAAAACCCCCATCTAAAAAGCATAAAAGACGTGATCAACCTTATAAAGATGTAAAAGATGCTGATAATTTATACGCGGAAGATGACTTTGTAGATAATTCTACAAAACCTTCAACCAGAAAACGTAAAAGAACCGATCCGTCTTACATAGATACTGATGACGTACATGCTGAAGGTAAAATCGAAGATGATCCTACAAAACCTCCACATAAAAGACACAGAAGAACTGATCCGCCCAACAAAGATGAAAAAGAGGCCGTTGACGGTGACGACTTTAAAAGGCGTTCACATAAAAAACGTGAAAGAACTGATCCACCTAACTATGATGAAAACAATGCCGCTGACGGTGACGACTTCAAAAGGCCTTCACATAAGAAACGTGAAAAAACTGATCCACCTAACTATGGTGAAAAAGATGCCGTTGATGgtgaaaaattcgaaaaaacTGATCCATCTTATTATGATGAAAAATATCAAGACTCAAAGATGCCGAGGGAAAAAAAGCAATATACGGAAGAGTTACAATTAAGCACAACTACAGTAGAGCCTATCATATCATCTGCTTTACCAGAAAGTGACCCCAATTCTGAAAATATTAGTGCAACACAATCAGTCACTGTTATTGATGGAACAACCATTTACGATTCCATGAAAAGTGAAGAACAAATTTATAAGAAGGCACCGTACAATCaagataataaaaattctaaaatttcaCAATATGATAATACTGTAAATGATTCTTCCAAGGATGTGAATAATTCAATAACTAATAAACCAGAAAGTGTTGAAGAAAAAGCTACTGCAATCGAATCAAATATTACTGAAGACAAAAAATCTCTTGACGTTGATGAAAAACAACAAAACACTCTTTCTTCAAATCTAACTCCTACACCATATATGGTACAAGAGAATTCGAATGTTGATAATACATCAAATAATAATCTTGAACCAAAGGAAGTTACATCTCAGGAGtcggatgatgatgatgatgatgaagatgACATTGACGAAGAGGATGAAAACGACGAAGAAACGGTTGATTCAGATTATGTATTTGCAGATCAAGAAAATACCGACATTGCTAATATGTCAACTGTGAGTAATAAAGTAAAGGCTGCAGTAGATTCCAATCAAGAAAATGCTAGTTCTATTGTCATTAATAAAGATATTCCAGAAGAATCTCCCGTATCTAGTACTGGTGTTGAAAATACACCAGAGCAATTGGATAAACCTTCAGACATTACATTTTCCAATAAAGATACTAATATAGAACAAACAACCGAGTCTGGAAATAATAATTCAGAATctattgaattaacatcaacaGTTGCGCCATCTGTTGAATCAGTTAACGATGAAGTTCAATCAAATATTCTGCCTACTGAAAACAATGTTTTAAATTCAGATCAAGATGGAAATGACACCAATACAACTATAACTGATGCAAATGAATTTCCTTCCCAAGACGTGATCATTACAAAATATGAACCTATAGAAGTTGCTCAAACTGAAGAATCAAAgtattataatgaaaatgaaaaaactgattcACTTAATTCAAATGAAACCGATGTGCCTGAAATTACGCCACCGTCGAAAGAAGTAGGAAATGATGCACCGTTTTATAAAATCCCCCTTATACACACTATAATGTCTTCTCCTCCACCGATTAATACAAATGTGAATCCAGAAATTGAAAGTACTTCTCAGGGTTATGTATCTGGTGTTGAATCACCAGAGACGACGCTAACAAACGATCCAGCATATGAATCACAGTTTATGTTTGAACCTGCTCCGACCACCGTTGCAACTGACACTTCAGATTCGACGTCAGATATGGATGCATCGTTGCCCGTTTCTACGACTGAGATGAACATGTTTGACTATGCAGAAAATCTAAGCGACGATTATCAACCGTCCAATCTACTCGATTCCGACATTGCAAATGAAAAATCATTCTTTTCCAGTCCTCTCATTTTACTCAATAGTATGTATGAAAGCATATCTAACATATTCAAATCGGATGGCATTTCTAACACCGTCGAAAAAGCTAACACAAACATATTCAACACCGAGGAAATTAATTCGAATGAATAtcaacagcagtacgaaaatgCTCACCATTCCAACAAATACATACCCGTATTAACAG AAACATCACATTGCAGTGCTGAGGAAAAAACCTTACCGAGCTTATCCGATGTATCGACCGACTTCATATTTTGGCTGATCATATCAGCTATTAGTGTTTTAATGTTTACTCTCGGCTATTATTACCTTGAGAATAGAAAGCAGGATGGGAAATTACTTGCGATGGTAAATTCATTGCAGAAAGAACTGTTGTGCTCAtcaaag gaATGTATCATATTAAAAGAAGAATTGACTACAACAAAAGAAAAGTTAATAGGGATTGAAGACAGTTCATTTGGAGCAGATGAAATGGTCGCTTGCTTAAAAAAGGAATTAGTTGATTCTCAACAAGTCATTTCTGATCTGCAAGAAAAGATTGTATCTGCTGAAGATGAGTTGGCAAATTCAACTGAAGCTGCTTTAGAGCTTCAATCCATTCTGGATGAGCAGCTTTCGGTTAAAGATACAAGCAGTTCATCGTTAGCTTTCACTATAACCAATCTTCAAAGTCAACTCGATGACCAACAaa CCACAATGAATCTTACGAAAGCTCAGTTAGCTGCCAAGATGGAAGAAAATGAACTGttgcttttaaaaattatgGATGCCAATAATCGGTCGTCTTCTATTGAAAAACAACTTATAAATACCCAAGAATCGCTTAAACAAGCTGTTCAAGAGAATGAAAATAAATCGCAACAACTTTTGGAGTTGGCATCAAATTTAGAAAGAAGTTTGCTTCAAGCAGAAATTCAGAAAAATGCCGAAGTTAAGGAATTACAGTTATTAATTAAAGATCTCAAGGATGACCTCAATACGACGAAGGCATTGTTGAAAGCCAGCAGTCATGAAGTACTGTCTTTGCAG gatagtattaaaatgttaaatatggatgaaaaaaatattagcgCAATTCTAGATGTAAGTCATATTAAAGCTGAATTAGTTAAAGTGTCTTCGGAAAAAAGCTCACTCATTGAGAAATTTGAG gcTGAGAATGCACTTGTTGCCGATTTGAATACGAAAATTGACAGTCAAAATTTGAAGATATCGGAGATAAGAGAACAGTTACACGAAGCTGATCAGAAAACTCTCCAGTCTACGACTCGCCTCGAAGTACTAACAAATTATTTCAATCAGAAAGAGGCAGATTTACTCAA GGAGTTAAGTACAAAAGAATCTTTATGGATGTCGCAACAAGGTGAAGCTATGTCAACAgttgaaaaaatacaaagtTTACAGAAAGAAATTCAACAACACAA AGAAACGTCTGAAAGCATACGCCGTGAAGTTGTCGAACAAGAGGCAGCTTGGCGAGCCAAAGTTGCTGCATTGGAGCAGCGTTCCCATGAACACTGGCTGGCCCGTCGTGCTGcagaacgttctgctgaagcttcAGCCCGCGAAGCTCAAACGCTACGGCAGCGTCTGGCCGTACCGTCTCCTGATAAAC gcgTCGTATCTCCTTTAACCACAGGTGAATCTTTACCTGATGCGGCATTCTTGCCGTCACTCGGTGCTCTTGGTGGTATGTTGCCTCCACCGCCATTAGGTTTTCTTCCACCACCTCTGGGTGGACCGATGATGTTGCCACCACCCTTGCCACCTTTGCCTCCACATCGACCACCACCACTCGGCCGACTGAGCAGTCCACCACCTCTACAATCGATGCGTCAAGATAGATACTCACCAGATTCTAG GTATAGCCCTGACAGAGGTTATAGCCCGCAACAAAGGGGAAGATCTCCATTTTCAAATTCAGAATCACGAAGAAGAGCTTACAATAATAGGAGATACGATGACAG ATATTATGATAGTGAGGAAGACAGGCGTTCGAGACGATATGAGACTGAGACTGATTTCAGCCCTGTAAATACTCTTCCACCGTCGCCAATTCCAAACTCTAGAAATCATAAAG
- the LOC143909574 gene encoding uncharacterized protein LOC143909574 isoform X1 yields MRGRQEAGSRSSLSLSLSHSISSAASSWPLLLTLVFLWPLTFAPDSASAAQPPSQVLCVDPSCLGVISTATTTSKYIKQDNFLLSFNSNTKLRVIAKPLDDKEEYWAVEMNGAFGFVPKMFLRESGVLSRAKHLVNIDDFFKILSKNSYDSQRQSKRNLEEIENRDVDNEDEDTEDEDDEDAYMEDDHVVDPTKPPSKKHKRRDQPYKDVKDADNLYAEDDFVDNSTKPSTRKRKRTDPSYIDTDDVHAEGKIEDDPTKPPHKRHRRTDPPNKDEKEAVDGDDFKRRSHKKRERTDPPNYDENNAADGDDFKRPSHKKREKTDPPNYGEKDAVDGEKFEKTDPSYYDEKYQDSKMPREKKQYTEELQLSTTTVEPIISSALPESDPNSENISATQSVTVIDGTTIYDSMKSEEQIYKKAPYNQDNKNSKISQYDNTVNDSSKDVNNSITNKPESVEEKATAIESNITEDKKSLDVDEKQQNTLSSNLTPTPYMVQENSNVDNTSNNNLEPKEVTSQESDDDDDDEDDIDEEDENDEETVDSDYVFADQENTDIANMSTVSNKVKAAVDSNQENASSIVINKDIPEESPVSSTGVENTPEQLDKPSDITFSNKDTNIEQTTESGNNNSESIELTSTVAPSVESVNDEVQSNILPTENNVLNSDQDGNDTNTTITDANEFPSQDVIITKYEPIEVAQTEESKYYNENEKTDSLNSNETDVPEITPPSKEVGNDAPFYKIPLIHTIMSSPPPINTNVNPEIESTSQGYVSGVESPETTLTNDPAYESQFMFEPAPTTVATDTSDSTSDMDASLPVSTTEMNMFDYAENLSDDYQPSNLLDSDIANEKSFFSSPLILLNSMYESISNIFKSDGISNTVEKANTNIFNTEEINSNEYQQQYENAHHSNKYIPVLTETSHCSAEEKTLPSLSDVSTDFIFWLIISAISVLMFTLGYYYLENRKQDGKLLAMVNSLQKELLCSSKECIILKEELTTTKEKLIGIEDSSFGADEMVACLKKELVDSQQVISDLQEKIVSAEDELANSTEAALELQSILDEQLSVKDTSSSSLAFTITNLQSQLDDQQTTMNLTKAQLAAKMEENELLLLKIMDANNRSSSIEKQLINTQESLKQAVQENENKSQQLLELASNLERSLLQAEIQKNAEVKELQLLIKDLKDDLNTTKALLKASSHEVLSLQDSIKMLNMDEKNISAILDVSHIKAELVKVSSEKSSLIEKFEAENALVADLNTKIDSQNLKISEIREQLHEADQKTLQSTTRLEVLTNYFNQKEADLLKELSTKESLWMSQQGEAMSTVEKIQSLQKEIQQHKETSESIRREVVEQEAAWRAKVAALEQRSHEHWLARRAAERSAEASAREAQTLRQRLAVPSPDKRVVSPLTTGESLPDAAFLPSLGALGGMLPPPPLGFLPPPLGGPMMLPPPLPPLPPHRPPPLGRLSSPPPLQSMRQDRYSPDSRYSPDRGYSPQQRGRSPFSNSESRRRAYNNRRYDDRYYDSEEDRRSRRYETETDFSPVNTLPPSPIPNSRNHKGARSGSGQSSDSLEKYK; encoded by the exons ATGAGGGGTCGCCAAGAAGCGGGGTCCCGCAGCAGCCTCAGCCTCAGCCTCAGCCACAGCATCTCGTCAGCGGCCTCGTCTTGGCCGCTTCTTCTAACCCTCGTGTTTCTGTGGCCGCTGACATTTGCTCCCGATTCGGCCTCAGCCGCGCAGCCACCTTCGCAGGTCCTCTGCGTCGATCCCAGCTGCTTAG GAGTGATTTCCACCGCAACAACCACGTCAAAATACATTAAACaagataattttttgctatCGTTTAATTCTAATACTAAATTAAGAGTAATTGCAAAGCCTTTAGATGATAAAGAAGAATATTGGGCTGTTGAAATGAATGGTGCTTTCGGATTTGTTCCGAAAATGTTTTTACGCGAAAGTGGTGTTCTCAGTCGTGCTAAGCATTTAGTTaatattgatgatttttttaagattttatcTAAAAACTCTTACGACAGTCAACGTCAGTCAAAGAGAAATCTTGAAGAAATTGAAAACAGGGACGTTGATAATGAAGATGAAGATACAGAAGATGAAGATGATGAAGATGCATATATGGAAGATGACCATGTAGTGGATCCCACAAAACCCCCATCTAAAAAGCATAAAAGACGTGATCAACCTTATAAAGATGTAAAAGATGCTGATAATTTATACGCGGAAGATGACTTTGTAGATAATTCTACAAAACCTTCAACCAGAAAACGTAAAAGAACCGATCCGTCTTACATAGATACTGATGACGTACATGCTGAAGGTAAAATCGAAGATGATCCTACAAAACCTCCACATAAAAGACACAGAAGAACTGATCCGCCCAACAAAGATGAAAAAGAGGCCGTTGACGGTGACGACTTTAAAAGGCGTTCACATAAAAAACGTGAAAGAACTGATCCACCTAACTATGATGAAAACAATGCCGCTGACGGTGACGACTTCAAAAGGCCTTCACATAAGAAACGTGAAAAAACTGATCCACCTAACTATGGTGAAAAAGATGCCGTTGATGgtgaaaaattcgaaaaaacTGATCCATCTTATTATGATGAAAAATATCAAGACTCAAAGATGCCGAGGGAAAAAAAGCAATATACGGAAGAGTTACAATTAAGCACAACTACAGTAGAGCCTATCATATCATCTGCTTTACCAGAAAGTGACCCCAATTCTGAAAATATTAGTGCAACACAATCAGTCACTGTTATTGATGGAACAACCATTTACGATTCCATGAAAAGTGAAGAACAAATTTATAAGAAGGCACCGTACAATCaagataataaaaattctaaaatttcaCAATATGATAATACTGTAAATGATTCTTCCAAGGATGTGAATAATTCAATAACTAATAAACCAGAAAGTGTTGAAGAAAAAGCTACTGCAATCGAATCAAATATTACTGAAGACAAAAAATCTCTTGACGTTGATGAAAAACAACAAAACACTCTTTCTTCAAATCTAACTCCTACACCATATATGGTACAAGAGAATTCGAATGTTGATAATACATCAAATAATAATCTTGAACCAAAGGAAGTTACATCTCAGGAGtcggatgatgatgatgatgatgaagatgACATTGACGAAGAGGATGAAAACGACGAAGAAACGGTTGATTCAGATTATGTATTTGCAGATCAAGAAAATACCGACATTGCTAATATGTCAACTGTGAGTAATAAAGTAAAGGCTGCAGTAGATTCCAATCAAGAAAATGCTAGTTCTATTGTCATTAATAAAGATATTCCAGAAGAATCTCCCGTATCTAGTACTGGTGTTGAAAATACACCAGAGCAATTGGATAAACCTTCAGACATTACATTTTCCAATAAAGATACTAATATAGAACAAACAACCGAGTCTGGAAATAATAATTCAGAATctattgaattaacatcaacaGTTGCGCCATCTGTTGAATCAGTTAACGATGAAGTTCAATCAAATATTCTGCCTACTGAAAACAATGTTTTAAATTCAGATCAAGATGGAAATGACACCAATACAACTATAACTGATGCAAATGAATTTCCTTCCCAAGACGTGATCATTACAAAATATGAACCTATAGAAGTTGCTCAAACTGAAGAATCAAAgtattataatgaaaatgaaaaaactgattcACTTAATTCAAATGAAACCGATGTGCCTGAAATTACGCCACCGTCGAAAGAAGTAGGAAATGATGCACCGTTTTATAAAATCCCCCTTATACACACTATAATGTCTTCTCCTCCACCGATTAATACAAATGTGAATCCAGAAATTGAAAGTACTTCTCAGGGTTATGTATCTGGTGTTGAATCACCAGAGACGACGCTAACAAACGATCCAGCATATGAATCACAGTTTATGTTTGAACCTGCTCCGACCACCGTTGCAACTGACACTTCAGATTCGACGTCAGATATGGATGCATCGTTGCCCGTTTCTACGACTGAGATGAACATGTTTGACTATGCAGAAAATCTAAGCGACGATTATCAACCGTCCAATCTACTCGATTCCGACATTGCAAATGAAAAATCATTCTTTTCCAGTCCTCTCATTTTACTCAATAGTATGTATGAAAGCATATCTAACATATTCAAATCGGATGGCATTTCTAACACCGTCGAAAAAGCTAACACAAACATATTCAACACCGAGGAAATTAATTCGAATGAATAtcaacagcagtacgaaaatgCTCACCATTCCAACAAATACATACCCGTATTAACAG AAACATCACATTGCAGTGCTGAGGAAAAAACCTTACCGAGCTTATCCGATGTATCGACCGACTTCATATTTTGGCTGATCATATCAGCTATTAGTGTTTTAATGTTTACTCTCGGCTATTATTACCTTGAGAATAGAAAGCAGGATGGGAAATTACTTGCGATGGTAAATTCATTGCAGAAAGAACTGTTGTGCTCAtcaaag gaATGTATCATATTAAAAGAAGAATTGACTACAACAAAAGAAAAGTTAATAGGGATTGAAGACAGTTCATTTGGAGCAGATGAAATGGTCGCTTGCTTAAAAAAGGAATTAGTTGATTCTCAACAAGTCATTTCTGATCTGCAAGAAAAGATTGTATCTGCTGAAGATGAGTTGGCAAATTCAACTGAAGCTGCTTTAGAGCTTCAATCCATTCTGGATGAGCAGCTTTCGGTTAAAGATACAAGCAGTTCATCGTTAGCTTTCACTATAACCAATCTTCAAAGTCAACTCGATGACCAACAaa CCACAATGAATCTTACGAAAGCTCAGTTAGCTGCCAAGATGGAAGAAAATGAACTGttgcttttaaaaattatgGATGCCAATAATCGGTCGTCTTCTATTGAAAAACAACTTATAAATACCCAAGAATCGCTTAAACAAGCTGTTCAAGAGAATGAAAATAAATCGCAACAACTTTTGGAGTTGGCATCAAATTTAGAAAGAAGTTTGCTTCAAGCAGAAATTCAGAAAAATGCCGAAGTTAAGGAATTACAGTTATTAATTAAAGATCTCAAGGATGACCTCAATACGACGAAGGCATTGTTGAAAGCCAGCAGTCATGAAGTACTGTCTTTGCAG gatagtattaaaatgttaaatatggatgaaaaaaatattagcgCAATTCTAGATGTAAGTCATATTAAAGCTGAATTAGTTAAAGTGTCTTCGGAAAAAAGCTCACTCATTGAGAAATTTGAG gcTGAGAATGCACTTGTTGCCGATTTGAATACGAAAATTGACAGTCAAAATTTGAAGATATCGGAGATAAGAGAACAGTTACACGAAGCTGATCAGAAAACTCTCCAGTCTACGACTCGCCTCGAAGTACTAACAAATTATTTCAATCAGAAAGAGGCAGATTTACTCAA GGAGTTAAGTACAAAAGAATCTTTATGGATGTCGCAACAAGGTGAAGCTATGTCAACAgttgaaaaaatacaaagtTTACAGAAAGAAATTCAACAACACAA AGAAACGTCTGAAAGCATACGCCGTGAAGTTGTCGAACAAGAGGCAGCTTGGCGAGCCAAAGTTGCTGCATTGGAGCAGCGTTCCCATGAACACTGGCTGGCCCGTCGTGCTGcagaacgttctgctgaagcttcAGCCCGCGAAGCTCAAACGCTACGGCAGCGTCTGGCCGTACCGTCTCCTGATAAAC gcgTCGTATCTCCTTTAACCACAGGTGAATCTTTACCTGATGCGGCATTCTTGCCGTCACTCGGTGCTCTTGGTGGTATGTTGCCTCCACCGCCATTAGGTTTTCTTCCACCACCTCTGGGTGGACCGATGATGTTGCCACCACCCTTGCCACCTTTGCCTCCACATCGACCACCACCACTCGGCCGACTGAGCAGTCCACCACCTCTACAATCGATGCGTCAAGATAGATACTCACCAGATTCTAG GTATAGCCCTGACAGAGGTTATAGCCCGCAACAAAGGGGAAGATCTCCATTTTCAAATTCAGAATCACGAAGAAGAGCTTACAATAATAGGAGATACGATGACAG ATATTATGATAGTGAGGAAGACAGGCGTTCGAGACGATATGAGACTGAGACTGATTTCAGCCCTGTAAATACTCTTCCACCGTCGCCAATTCCAAACTCTAGAAATCATAAAG
- the LOC143923086 gene encoding UDP-glycosyltransferase UGT5-like, protein MKMHLNVITFIFIALSCSCESLKILGLFPHHGRSHHDVFEPLLLTLAGKGHQITAVSHFNPKEEPKGWRFISMGNFSNYYRGFVELSMIDEMGYGYNALKQLINAITIIRFGREMCDVMTKLPEVQEMLDKREKFDVIFVEQFNSDCSLGIAHILNTTVIGLQSHTIMPWTFERFTQPEYLAFIPNLFSRLPPHMSFIQRLENTVFHNINNIIYQYFSLNMDREIIQKNLNRKIPRLEDISKNISILLSNTHYTFHGVKPMVPSIVEIAGIHLKRNFNPLEKNIETFINESTHGVILFSMGSMIKASSFPADKLQAITETFATLKERIIWKWESKPPPGLSKNVYIVKWAPQMEILHHPKTVAFISHGGLLGTTESLHAGVPMVFLPVFGDQFVNSAAGQENGLGVMLPYSEINKQRFQSALGKVLSTEMRASAKSLSDEWRDRPDPLDVAVAEVERVARHGGKRRRSPARDLLPHQVLLLDVILFLVVCLFLVLYLIYKLFLISKKLCCYLIKSKKSCSNQKGKSKNE, encoded by the exons atgaaaatgcatttaaaCGTAATAACATTCATTTTCATCGCGCTTTCGTGCAGTTGTGAGAGTCTGAAAATACTAGGCTTATTTCCGCACCATGGAAGGAGTCATCATGATGTATTTGAACCTCTTCTATTGACCTTGGCTGGTAAAGGTCACCAGATTACAGCCGTGTCACACTTCAACCCCAAAGAAGAGCCGAAAGGATGGCGTTTTATAAGCATGGGAAATTTTTCGAATTATTACAGAGGTTTTGTGGAGTTGTCGATGATTGATGAAATGGGCTATGGATATAATGCGTTAAAGCaattaataaatgcgatcaCGATAATCAGATTCGGCAGAGAGATGTGTGACGTCATGACCAAGCTTCCGGAAGTTCAAGAAATGCTAGACAAGCGCGAGAAATTTGATGTCATATTTGTGGAGCAATTTAACAGCGATTGCAGTTTGGGTATTGCACATATTCTGAATACCACAGTTATCGGATTACAATCCCACACCATAATGCCGTGGACTTTTGAAAGATTCACACAACCTGAATACCTAGCATTCATTCCGAATTTATTTTCGAGACTTCCTCCACATATGAGCTTTATACAAAGATTGGAAAATACTGTGTTTCACAATATTAACAATATTATTTACCAATACTTTTCATTGAATATGGATCGAGAGATTATTCAGAAAAATCTCAATCGAAAAATACCACGCCTCGAAGACAtttccaaaaatatatcaatccTTTTGTCTAATACTCATTATACCTTCCACGGAGTTAAACCTATGGTGCCCTCAATCGTAGAAATCGCAGGAATACATctaaaaagaaattttaatcCATTGGAAAAG aaCATAGAAACATTTATAAATGAATCAACGCATGGTGTAATACTATTCAGCATGGGTTCAATGATTAAAGCATCCTCGTTTCCAGCCGATAAACTTCAAGCCATTACTGAGACCTTTGCCACACTAAAAGAAAGAATAATCTGGAAATGGGAGTCCAAACCGCCGCCGGGACTATCTAAAAATGTTTACATTGTTAAATGGGCACCCCAAATGGAAATATTGC ATCATCCGAAAACTGTAGCCTTTATTTCCCACGGCGGTCTTTTAGGTACAACTGAATCGTTGCACGCTGGAGTGCCGATGGTGTTTTTACCTGTTTTTGGAGATCAATTTGTTAATTCAGCAGCCGGTCAGGAAAATGGTCTTGGTGTAATGCTGCCGTACtcagaaataaataaacaacgaTTTCAAAGTGCATTGGGGAAAGTTCTCTCTACTGA AATGCGAGCATCTGCAAAAAGTTTATCAGATGAATGGAGAGATCGACCTGATCCATTGGATGTGGCCGTTGCTGAAGTTGAACGTGTTGCTCGCCACGGCGGTAAGAGACGCAGAAGTCCAGCGAGAGATCTTCTACCTCACCAAGTTCTTTTACttgatgtaatattatttttagtagTGTGTCTTTTCTTAGTTTTATATCTTatttataaactatttttaatctCTAAAAAATTGTGTTGTTATTtgatcaaaagtaaaaaatcgtGTTCTAATCAAAAAGGAAAATCAAAAAATGAATAG